From the Cloeon dipterum chromosome 4, ieCloDipt1.1, whole genome shotgun sequence genome, the window AGAATCTGACGCCTGAACTCTATCGCAAAATTTGTTGCAACTCTTCCACTTTGACATATTTCTTATAATAATGCCATGCCCACATATGGCTGCGTTCATTCTGTTTTTGATTTGCACTTCTATGCAGTTCCTGCTTGTCGTTTTGAGTCACTCGTTTGAGTCAATTTTGATAGTGACATAATGTTCATGcatgaataataaacaattgttggaattatgattttaaaggatttttattGGCATATTGACTCAActtaagttttaattgttttaataaatcctTACAAATGGGTCGCTGTATGTTGGctacttaattttattcaaatatatttacgTAGTAAGCAGACATGATTCCCTTTTAACTGTAATTTTCGATAGGGTAGAATTTCAAGCTTTTTAATTGTGCAATGGATCATTGTGACTCGCAGAACTGTAGCTTAAGTTTGCACTCATCTGAACAGTTTTGATCcttttcactatttaatttggaaccatcctttttaattattaaaaagacgCACTTGTGACTGTTGGCTGCTGAGCCAATCATATGGGATCACGCACTAATCacactcaaaaaatattttcgtcttATTTACCCCTTGGGAACctccatcaattttttattcaaactaacCAGATTGTATGGGACGAAAAGAGGCAATGTTGGTTCGACAAAAACGCGGATGGCACAGAGGACGTTGGTGGAGCTCCACCTGCGCCACCAAAGATGATGCAACCTATCGCGTCAAGCACGCCAATGTCGTCGCCCGCTGCCCCCGTCGCCAGCAACAACTCGTCCTTGGCTGGCTCCATGCCGCCTTTGGCAGGCGCCGGCTACAAACTGGGCAGAAgtaagccgccgccgccgctgagtAACGCTCGGCAAGCGCCTATTGACGCTAAACGTTTTACAGACATGCGTAAGAACTACGTGAACGTACTCCAGCAGAACGGCTCGGCCTTCGCCAGCCCTACTGCCGCCCCCGCTGACCTCTTCCCCGGCATGGGGGCCACCAACGCTGCGCCCCCGGTTCGCTTTGTGCCTGCTCCAGGTGTGTACTCTACCCCTCAATCAGCTGTTTTTGGggctttgatttaaatttcgctGCCTGGCCATCAAGAGATGGTGTGCCTCCAGCTGGGTACCTaaacgttaaaattaattaatgctcaTTTGTCAGAAACTTAATTCAtggtggaatttaattttttgtagtcGGTGCAGGaaagttgttttttaaaatacgttatttttaaaccaacttTTTGACTTTCTGATATGTTGTGATAAAAAGAGATGACTCTGGagcaaaaatttcacaacaaaatttttaaattaagtcctatggaaatgaattttaagtatTGAACGAAAGgagcaaacaattaaatttaatactatTTGGTGCAGTTTTCACCACAGCTTACCTTCTAAagccaaataattaaaatttgaaggcTTGAAaggtatttattaaaaaatctgctgaACCCCTCTAATTTGCTGTTGGATTTCAAGAGAGTTGTTCTTCTACAAATCCTCAATCGTTGCAAAACTCgataaataaagttttcccTTAAACTTCAAGCCTGGAAGggataattttggttttggacCAGCCGAATAAATGCCTTTTGTACCTAACATGACAAATTTGCACTTATTGCGCCCAAGATTTATGCTTCAACGCAAGTGGCTGTGTATCAATTTTGCTAAATCTGTTTTCTAAGCAGCTGAGGGAGCGCCCGCCTTGTCTGACTATATGACTCCGGCTTCCTCGCCCTTGGTGTCGCCTAGTTCGGACTCGGACAACTCGGGGCAGCAGGTACGTCTTAAATCCGCCGACGAATCTCGAATCAATCGTACTTCAGGCTCATTAAATTCCTCCTCCCGCATGCAGCTTTCCGAGGATGAGTTGacagacatttaaaaaaattaatcgggTAACGAAGGATAAGACGCTGATAGtttcaaaaatacttttttaatttaaatcggcattgaaagtgaattttaagATTGCAGTTTGGTTAATgcatttaaagattttatggCACATTTTCACTTAGTTGCCAGTTACGGAATGCGTATGAATAGCGCCTCCACtgtaaaaaatactattaagTATTGATAGAATAGTAATAATAGCTTTAAAAGCTggcgatttttatttcttttacttGGTGTTGTTGCATGTTTGAAAGTGGCAAACTAGATTTTTCTTGTAATCTGTACTGAATGAGATTCACgttcgaaaaaaattgctttgcaCCCTATCATTTATTTTCCGCTGATGGAGTCGcgactgattttatttatttgtcgtTTGGCAGGCAGGCCCAGTGATGTACAACCCGGGCCAGTTCGCCGCCTCGCAGTATCAGTGATGTGATAGCCGCCTTCGCGGACTTGCAACGCATGATTGATTGGAGCAGAAACATACATATTTGCCACTGTTAAAGAAAAGTTCGGTTCGTTGGTGTGGTCGGTGTGCGAGACTCAATCTTTCATCGTTTTGTTACTACTTTTCATTGATTTCCCgttatatattattcaaaaaagttaaattatactataacttgtaattttaaaaaggtttaaaagaCATGCTCGCTCTtgcttttgaagaaaaaaagatAATACCACCCGGACTGACATTGTGCTGATACGGAGGTGGGGAAAAGAGTAGAATTTTACGCTCTCGTAACTTCTCCTCTTTCAGCATCTGTTATGATGCGCTATACACAGGTTGTTGTTGTAAATCTATTCAACATTGAGAAATTAAACGAAAGCCAAtagaatttcagttttttcattatttatcattGAGATACCCCTATATATAACTTAACAAGTTCACTGGCCAGACTCAAATGCAAAGCTCGAGtaggttatttaaaaataattaatcttagCTTACATCTTTATTGCTTAGAATTAAGATAAGAAAACTTAACGGTAGACACAATCCCTTTTGCACTTTGGAAAAATCACTTGGCAGTCTGTGTGAGCTCCTTCCCATTCAACAGTCCGTGCAGCCCGAGGTCGGAGATGGAAATTTGGCGTTGGCGCGTCACGTGCAGCATCTGCGGTCGGTGGAATCCATTTTTGTGGTGCGTGTGCCTTAGCACTGGGCTCTGGTTGATACCCAGCACTGGCGTAGAGTGCTGCCGCAGAATGATGGGCCGCAGGGCGTCGCCGTGCCAAGCGCCCTCGTGGGCTTCGGCGCCAGAGTCCATGAAGCCCTTCAGCAGACCAAATGTCTCCATAGGCAGGGATCTGGggattggtatttttttatttattagaaaaatagaGATATCATTTCAAAACGGTTGAATTGCTTTGCTGCACAACCATCAACAGAAAATGCATTACCGTTTATTTGAGAGGTTGTGAGCcagttgaaaaatgtttaaaataaataaatcgcaCAGTAATCCGAAGAGCCAATTacgatttaaatgttttacaaaataagcAGTAGAGTGTATCCAAAACCAATATGGGTTCAATTTTTCTACGGCAGAAATATCTATCAAATAAGCTTCCAGCATCAATCAAGGATTGAAATTCCGGCACAGCAGTAATCTTTTATACAATagcaaaagttaaaaaaaaatcaaagcagaGCGAAATGCACAGTTGGACTTTCAGAAAAAAGACGAGAGGCAGGCGAGCGACAGAAGAACAGGAGACTCGAAGCCGCAAGAGTGTTGTCTGAAGTCTAACTTACTGATTTGATACTTTAATTGGTGTTTACCGAACAATGttgtgcagcggcagcagccagccaggcaCGCTGGCCTCGTGCTCGTTTCGCCGGATCGCTTTGATGATTTCCTTGGCAGCGTACTCTGACTTGAGCACGCCCAGTAGACGAGGGAATCGTAACCGTGGCCGCTGCACCTGGCCTGTGTTCACGATGAACGGGTGCACCGTCGTCAGGTGTATCTTCGGCTTGCGTGCGTCCTCCTGCAGCTCTTCCTCCAAGGCCTGCATCAACCCTGAAAAACGAATCGATTTGGTTTTATCTTCGCTGGatcatttaactaaaaatataattttaacaaaatggaTTGTATCATTAGGACACCTGTTTCATAATTTATCTCGCCATTTCTTTCATTCGAACTCAAgaagaaaatttccttttaccTCTGACTGCGAATTTACTGGCGCTGTAGGGCACCAAATTTGAAGATCCGACCAGCGCGGTCATAGAGCCGATAGCACAAATGTGGCCGTGGTTGTTCGCGATCATGGCAGGCAGAAACGCTTCCAGcatctaaaataaatcaaacttaagaaaaaaaatgcataattgcTGGTTTTACCCAAAAGTGACTGATGACGTTGATTTCAAAGACCCTCTTTATTTCCTGGGGGTTGTGGTCCAGGACGGGATGAATGGGAACGACGcctgcattatttataatcattCCGATGAAACCAACCTGTGAATTTCGCAATCTTATCAATTTCGCTGATACCATTgtcattcaaaaatatatcgGTCGAGTTCGACGATCAGTaagttcaaaaattgttaCGATAAGACTACACGTGAGtcttatttcatgaaaataagaATACACGTGAGTCTTATCAAGCACATCAGAAACTCTAACTCATAgattaattatgttaattataGTCATACAAGTTTTGTATTAAAACTGCTTTCATTTAGTCCTTAAAAAgctatggaaatttaattttagtgttttttaatatgcaaaagcaaaataatattataatttaatttaaacaatttcatattttcataataatgTTTGCCAtagaatttgattttggtttctaatatatattatagGCTTGAATACAAAATAGATTATCCGCTCATCACGGAAGAGATGCGGCGCAGTATGATTTTCAACTTTAGGCGCTCGGGATTtatggttttttttttaatttttgtactcCACGCTCCAAAACTGAATGCGTTACAATCCTGTTTTCGTCAGTTTGGCATTGGCACAAATTTCGTGTGTCAAATCACGCGTTGGTCAAATGCAATCTCTGAAATTCCAGCATCGTGTTAGTACACTGTCCACGGATtgattgtgtgtgtgcgcgagaTGCAGTCCAAAGGGCTAAGATCACGCGCCAGCTCAAATAATATCGATTACGTGTTTTGTATTTATGCACGTCAGCGGCTCACTTGTTGTGATGCGCTTCGTGTCTTTTCTCAGGCAGCGCGCAGCTTTTATCGTATTAACAATTTCGATTTGAAAACCACTTGGCCTCTTAATACGAAATAAGTGGAATCGTCTGTGCTTCAAAAGTAATATTACACGCGTAGCTTTCttgatttgttaatttttttatttagactCACCTCGCGGCGCACTTTGGATGCAGTTTCCAGCACGGAAGTCCTGTCTGAGATATCGCATTTGTAGCACTCAGCCTTTCCTCCCTTGGCCCTGATCGCCTTGGCTGTCTCTTCGCACTTGTCTATGTCGATGTCCCAAAGGGCCAATTGGTTGCACAAGCCGGCCAGCTGGAGGGCCAGTTCACGACCAATGCCATGACCCGCTCCAGttatctgaaattaatttaagatataTGGGCACATTCGCTCTCAATGCAAGTGCATAAACATTCAGtccgtaaaaaaatcaaacccaatctacag encodes:
- the LOC135941788 gene encoding 17-beta-hydroxysteroid dehydrogenase 13-like, with the translated sequence MLLIAIYSLFIVLADLVSLQFKLVFSIFQVILRIVFPPKEKSLKNENILITGAGHGIGRELALQLAGLCNQLALWDIDIDKCEETAKAIRAKGGKAECYKCDISDRTSVLETASKVRREVGFIGMIINNAGVVPIHPVLDHNPQEIKRVFEINVISHFWMLEAFLPAMIANNHGHICAIGSMTALVGSSNLVPYSASKFAVRGLMQALEEELQEDARKPKIHLTTVHPFIVNTGQVQRPRLRFPRLLGVLKSEYAAKEIIKAIRRNEHEASVPGWLLPLHNIVRSLPMETFGLLKGFMDSGAEAHEGAWHGDALRPIILRQHSTPVLGINQSPVLRHTHHKNGFHRPQMLHVTRQRQISISDLGLHGLLNGKELTQTAK